One window of the Diospyros lotus cultivar Yz01 chromosome 12, ASM1463336v1, whole genome shotgun sequence genome contains the following:
- the LOC127814007 gene encoding cytokinin dehydrogenase 6-like, whose translation MGYQPLSFLREKNILFIRSIVILFLSCLTIKFDLCFSGIPSSLKTLPLNGYFRFDEGIQHTARDFGNQYHFLPLAVLHPKSVSDIATTIKHIFQLGPGSDLKVAARGRGHSLHGQAQAHQGVVINMESLGGPEMHLYTGNDPYVDVSGGELWINILHESLKYGLAPKSWTDYLHLSVGGTLSNAGISGQAFQHGPQISNVHQLEVVTGKGEIVNCSETQNADLFHGVLGGLGQFGIITRARISLGPAPKMVKWIRVLYSDFSKFARDQEHLISADNTFNYIEGFVIINRTGLLNNWRSTFNPQEPVQASQFESDGKTLFCLELAKYFNPDEIATIEKEIENLLSQLSYISSTLFLSEVPYVDFLDRVHVSEVKLRSKGLWEVPHPWLNLLIPRSKIHNFAEEVFGNILTTTSNGPILIYPVNKSKWNNRTSVVLPDEDIFYLVAFLSSAVPSSTGTDGLEHILTQNKRILDFCEAAHLGVKQYLPHYTTEDEWRVHFGQHWEVLKQRKSAYDPLAILAPGQKIFQKAIISIL comes from the exons atgggatACCAACCTCTTAGCTTCCTCAGAGAAAAAAACATTCTGTTCATAAGAAGCATCGTGATCTTGTTCTTAAGTTGTCTGACTATTAAGTTTGACCTCTGTTTCTCTGGTATCCCATCTTCATTAAAGACACTCCCTCTCAACGGGTATTTCAGGTTTGATGAAGGGATCCAGCATACAGCCAGAGACTTTGGCAACCAGTACCACTTCCTCCCCTTGGCAGTCCTCCATCCAAAGTCTGTGTCCGATATTGCCACAACAATTAAGCATATTTTCCAACTTGGCCCCGGATCAGATCTCAAAGTTGCAGCAAGAGGCCGTGGGCACTCACTCCACGGCCAGGCACAAGCTCACCAGGGAGTAGTGATCAACATGGAATCACTTGGAGGACCGGAAATGCACCTTTACACTGGAAATGATCCTTATGTAGATGTCTCTGGTGGCGAGTTGTGGATAAATATCCTGCACGAGAGCCTAAAGTATGGATTAGCACCAAAATCATGGACAGATTACCTACATCTATCGGTTGGTGGTACTCTGTCAAACGCAGGGATTAGTGGGCAGGCATTTCAGCATGGCCCCCAGATTAGTAATGTCCATCAGCTGGAGGTTGTGACAG GAAAAGGGGAGATAGTTAATTGTTCAGAGACACAGAATGCAGACCTCTTTCATGGTGTCCTTGGAGGACTTGGTCAGTTTGGAATAATCACCCGAGCAAGAATTTCTCTGGGACCGGCACCAAAGATg GTAAAATGGATAAGAGTGCTGTACTCAGACTTTTCCAAATTTGCAAGGGATCAGGAGCATTTGATATCTGCAGACAACACATTCAATTACATCGAAGGATTTGTAATAATAAACAGGACCGGTCTCCTAAACAACTGGAGATCAACCTTCAACCCACAAGAACCAGTCCAAGCCAGCCAATTTGAGTCAGATGGAAAAACACTCTTCTGTCTTGAATTAGCCAAGTACTTCAACCCAGATGAAATTGCTACGATAGAGAAG GAAATAGAGAACTTGTTATCTCAACTAAGTTATATTTCATCGACGCTTTTCCTATCGGAAGTTCCATATGTAGACTTCTTAGATAGAGTCCACGTATCCGAGGTCAAACTAAGATCAAAAGGCTTGTGGGAAGTCCCACACCCATGGCTCAATCTTCTTATTCCAAGAAGCAAAATACACAATTTTGCTGAAGAAGTTTTTGGCAACATTTTAACGACCACAAGCAATGGCCCAATCCTCATCTACCCGGTCAACAAGTCAAA GTGGAACAATAGAACTTCAGTTGTTCTTCCAGATGAAGATATTTTCTATCTGGTGGCATTCCTCTCTTCTGCAGTTCCCTCTTCCACAGGAACTGATGGCTTAGAACACATACTAACCCAGAACAAAAGGATTCTAGATTTTTGTGAGGCAGCCCACCTAGGCGTAAAGCAATATCTTCCCCACTACACAACAGAGGATGAGTGGCGGGTTCACTTTGGACAACATTGGGAAGTCCTCAAACAAAGGAAATCAGCTTATGACCCCTTAGCAATCCTTGCTCCTGGAcagaaaatttttcaaaaggcGATAATATCCATCTTATAA